The sequence ACGAATTTTCTCAGGAGGTCAAACGGCATGAAAGCGACCTAAAAGATTTTCCGGCAACGGCAAAACTATTTTTTAAGAATGGAACAACTCCCTACGAGCCGGGAGAACGTTTCGTTCAAAAAGACCTGGCACATACGCTTCGTTTAATTGCCGAAAAGGGTTCCGACGGATTTTACAAAGGGGAGGTGGCGGAACGCATTGAATCGGTGATGAAGGCAAACGGCGGTCTGATAACAAGGCAGGATCTCGCGGCCTACCAGGCAAAAGAGCGTCCCCCGGTGGAAGGGACCTATCACGATTATCACATCATTTCAATGGGGCCTCCCAGCTCCGGAGGCATCTGTCTGCTGGAAATCCTGAACATTCTGGAAGGCTATTCCTTAAAGACGTTCGGGTTCCATTCCTCAAAAACGATACACCTGATGGTTGAAGCGGAAAAGCGCGCCTATGCCGACCGGGCCAAGCATCTGGGGGACAGCGATTTTTACCCGGTTCCGGTGAAAGGCCTTCTTTCAAAAAAATATGCGGCCGCTCTGCGCGAATCCATTGACCCGAATCGGGCAACACCCAGCACAGAAATTTTTGCGGGAAATCCCCTCCCGTACGAAAGCAAGGAAACCACCCATTACGCCATTGTGGATGAAAATCGAATGGCGGTCTCCGTTACCACCACGTTAAATTCGGCTTTTGGCTCAAAGGTGGTTGTGGACGGTGCCGGTTTTTTGTTGAATGATGAAATGGACGATTTCAGCTCGAAGCCCGGTTTCCCCAATAAATACGGGCTGATTGGGGGCGAAGCCAATTCCATTCAACCCGGAAAACGCATGCTCTCCTCCATGACCCCTACCATTCTGGAAAAAAATGGCCGCCTCTTTATGGTGGTAGGAACCCCCGGCGGTTCAACCATTATCACCAGTGTATTGCAAACGATTCTGAATGTGGTCGATTTTGGAATGAACATACAGGAAGCAGTGGATGCCCCGCGGTTTCATCACCAGTGGCTGCCCGACCAAATTTTTTACGACCGGTTCGCCTTTCCCGTAGATGTGTGCGACAATCTCAAGAAAATGGGGTATCGGCTGCACCCGCGGCATTCCAACGGACCTGGCATTGTTCAGGCCATTCTTGTTGATCCCAAATCCGGCGTTTTGCTGGGCGGTTCGGATAGCCGGGGGTACGGAAGGGCATTGGGATTTTAGATGCCTGGCAAAAGCGAAGGATTTTATGGGCCGTTTTTATTGAATATCCAATACTCAACAAGGAATAATGAATGATGAAGGGGAAA comes from Calditrichota bacterium and encodes:
- the ggt gene encoding gamma-glutamyltransferase; amino-acid sequence: MKSFKWLWSVTVGAFFVFCLFSEVFAFQGHHPSRAEHAMVATAAPLASEVGLQILRQGGNAVDAAVAVGFALEVVYPEAGNIGGGGFMVIRFPDGRATTIDYREKAPLKATRDMYLDKNGNVIPGLSLKGYLACGVPGSVKGLWLAHRRYGKLPWKTLIEPAIQLAEKGFPISYEFSQEVKRHESDLKDFPATAKLFFKNGTTPYEPGERFVQKDLAHTLRLIAEKGSDGFYKGEVAERIESVMKANGGLITRQDLAAYQAKERPPVEGTYHDYHIISMGPPSSGGICLLEILNILEGYSLKTFGFHSSKTIHLMVEAEKRAYADRAKHLGDSDFYPVPVKGLLSKKYAAALRESIDPNRATPSTEIFAGNPLPYESKETTHYAIVDENRMAVSVTTTLNSAFGSKVVVDGAGFLLNDEMDDFSSKPGFPNKYGLIGGEANSIQPGKRMLSSMTPTILEKNGRLFMVVGTPGGSTIITSVLQTILNVVDFGMNIQEAVDAPRFHHQWLPDQIFYDRFAFPVDVCDNLKKMGYRLHPRHSNGPGIVQAILVDPKSGVLLGGSDSRGYGRALGF